Proteins from one Salvelinus sp. IW2-2015 linkage group LG32, ASM291031v2, whole genome shotgun sequence genomic window:
- the LOC111956654 gene encoding vasculin-like protein 1 isoform X1, with protein sequence MAQHDFVPAWLNFSTPQPAKSPAASLEKHGNPHHHRNSRAAVSRRRHNSSDGFFNNGPLHAPAGDGWQQPSLLLRHDSVDSGVAKGGHGGLAGGSCWKEAHPTWHGAPRAAQDRHHHPGRQPKRHGTGGGDRQGGHRQRNGNFHPRKSAPGTLYQDKFPNDEHSREDNLKFVEEDFPSLNPETTGKPGNQMRPVAPHAGVWENPPSGKQMVSKMLVIKKVSKEDPGCTAFSTGFASSGAPPINGSKALPTIASSTHSVYKNLVPKSAMVPTKPPQWKPSGRDSTKPGLHLSGRDSVFTSPVSAAKPSAPATQLHSHNTPRERPFSTTPPIDIASSSRLKLMRRGPDRKSDFLRTLKDEVTGDLTSSSSPGTPGEGKSSTPEPKAYSQGVCNENGLSHSLSDSDTDHLSSSLEAEHRLLKAMGWQEYPENDDSFLPLTQEELREFQTKTEHLKRNGIIPLHFTHWRCVAKAHLQKDEGSESETSSQTSDDDDVNLTKWL encoded by the exons ATGGCGCAGCATGACTTTGTTCCTGCCTGGCTTAACTTCTCCACGCCCCAGCCTGCCAAG TCCCCTGCAGCCAGCCTAGAGAAGCATGGCAACCCCCATCACCACCGGAACAGCCGTGCTGCCGTGAGCCGCCGCCGACACAACTCCTCCGATGGCTTCTTTAACAACGGGCCCCTGCATGCCCCCGCAG gtgaTGGGTGGCAGcagccctctctcctcctgaGACATGACTCTGTGGACTCTGGGGTGGCCAAGGGGGGGCATGGTGGTCTAGCGGGGGGGTCCTGCTGGAAGGAGGCTCATCCCACCTGGCACGGGGCGCCACGGGCGGCACAGGACAGGCACCACCACCCGGGGCGCCAACCCAAACGCCATGGGACGGGAGGAGGGGACAGGCAGGGGGGACACCGGCAGCGCAACGGCAACTTCCATCCCCGCAAGAGCGCCCCTGGGACCCTCTACCAGGACAAGTTCCCCAATGATGAACACAGCAGGGAGGACAATCTGAAGTTTGTGGAAGAGGACTTT CCCTCCCTTAACCCTGAAACAACTGGAAAGCCTGGGAACCAGATGAGGCCAGTGGCTCCTCACGCTGGAGTATGGG AGAACCCGCCTAGTGGCAAACAGATGGTGTCTAAGATGCTGGTGATCAAGAAGGTTTCCAAGGAGGACCCAGGATGCACTGCGTTCTCTACTGGCTTCGCCAGCTCCGGAGCCCCGCCCATCAATGGCAGCAAAGCCCTGCCCACCATTGCTAGCTCTACCCACTCAGTCTATAAGAACCTGGTGCCCAAGTCTGCCATGGTGCCCACCAAGCCCCCTCAGTGGAAGCCGAGTGGGAGAGACTCCACCAAGCCTGGCCTCCACCTGTCAGGACGAGACTCTGTCTTCACCAGCCCTGTGTCTGCAGCCAAACCCTCCGCCCCCGCCACCCAGCTACATAGCCACAACACCCCCAGAGAG CGTCCTTTCAGTACGACTCCTCCCATAGATATCGCCTCTTCGTCACGGCTGAAGCTGATGCGGCGCGGACCAGACCGGAAGAGTGACTTCCTGCGGACGCTGAAGGACGAGGTCACCGGTGACCTCACCTCCAGCAGCAGCCCTGGGACACCTGGAGAG GGCAAGAGCAGCACCCCAGAGCCCAAAGCCTACAGCCAGGGAGTCTGCAATGAGAACGGCCTGTCTCACTCCCTCAGCGACTCAGACACTGATCACTTGTCTAGCTCACTGGAGGCAGAACACCG GTTACTGAAGGCCATGGGCTGGCAGGAATACCCAGAAAACGATGACAGCTTCCTGCCCCTGACTCAGGAAGAGCTCAGAGAGTTCCAGACTAAAACTGAACAT
- the LOC111956654 gene encoding vasculin-like protein 1 isoform X2 — MAQHDFVPAWLNFSTPQPAKSPAASLEKHGNPHHHRNSRAAVSRRRHNSSDGFFNNGPLHAPAGDGWQQPSLLLRHDSVDSGVAKGGHGGLAGGSCWKEAHPTWHGAPRAAQDRHHHPGRQPKRHGTGGGDRQGGHRQRNGNFHPRKSAPGTLYQDKFPNDEHSREDNLKFVEEDFPSLNPETTGKPGNQMRPVAPHAGVWENPPSGKQMVSKMLVIKKVSKEDPGCTAFSTGFASSGAPPINGSKALPTIASSTHSVYKNLVPKSAMVPTKPPQWKPSGRDSTKPGLHLSGRDSVFTSPVSAAKPSAPATQLHSHNTPRERPFSTTPPIDIASSSRLKLMRRGPDRKSDFLRTLKDEVTGDLTSSSSPGTPGEGKSSTPEPKAYSQGVCNENGLSHSLSDSDTDHLSSSLEAEHRLLKAMGWQEYPENDDSFLPLTQEELREFQTKTEHVLVLPS, encoded by the exons ATGGCGCAGCATGACTTTGTTCCTGCCTGGCTTAACTTCTCCACGCCCCAGCCTGCCAAG TCCCCTGCAGCCAGCCTAGAGAAGCATGGCAACCCCCATCACCACCGGAACAGCCGTGCTGCCGTGAGCCGCCGCCGACACAACTCCTCCGATGGCTTCTTTAACAACGGGCCCCTGCATGCCCCCGCAG gtgaTGGGTGGCAGcagccctctctcctcctgaGACATGACTCTGTGGACTCTGGGGTGGCCAAGGGGGGGCATGGTGGTCTAGCGGGGGGGTCCTGCTGGAAGGAGGCTCATCCCACCTGGCACGGGGCGCCACGGGCGGCACAGGACAGGCACCACCACCCGGGGCGCCAACCCAAACGCCATGGGACGGGAGGAGGGGACAGGCAGGGGGGACACCGGCAGCGCAACGGCAACTTCCATCCCCGCAAGAGCGCCCCTGGGACCCTCTACCAGGACAAGTTCCCCAATGATGAACACAGCAGGGAGGACAATCTGAAGTTTGTGGAAGAGGACTTT CCCTCCCTTAACCCTGAAACAACTGGAAAGCCTGGGAACCAGATGAGGCCAGTGGCTCCTCACGCTGGAGTATGGG AGAACCCGCCTAGTGGCAAACAGATGGTGTCTAAGATGCTGGTGATCAAGAAGGTTTCCAAGGAGGACCCAGGATGCACTGCGTTCTCTACTGGCTTCGCCAGCTCCGGAGCCCCGCCCATCAATGGCAGCAAAGCCCTGCCCACCATTGCTAGCTCTACCCACTCAGTCTATAAGAACCTGGTGCCCAAGTCTGCCATGGTGCCCACCAAGCCCCCTCAGTGGAAGCCGAGTGGGAGAGACTCCACCAAGCCTGGCCTCCACCTGTCAGGACGAGACTCTGTCTTCACCAGCCCTGTGTCTGCAGCCAAACCCTCCGCCCCCGCCACCCAGCTACATAGCCACAACACCCCCAGAGAG CGTCCTTTCAGTACGACTCCTCCCATAGATATCGCCTCTTCGTCACGGCTGAAGCTGATGCGGCGCGGACCAGACCGGAAGAGTGACTTCCTGCGGACGCTGAAGGACGAGGTCACCGGTGACCTCACCTCCAGCAGCAGCCCTGGGACACCTGGAGAG GGCAAGAGCAGCACCCCAGAGCCCAAAGCCTACAGCCAGGGAGTCTGCAATGAGAACGGCCTGTCTCACTCCCTCAGCGACTCAGACACTGATCACTTGTCTAGCTCACTGGAGGCAGAACACCG GTTACTGAAGGCCATGGGCTGGCAGGAATACCCAGAAAACGATGACAGCTTCCTGCCCCTGACTCAGGAAGAGCTCAGAGAGTTCCAGACTAAAACTGAACAT